A DNA window from Parabacteroides johnsonii DSM 18315 contains the following coding sequences:
- a CDS encoding VOC family protein, with translation MTYKRIFTILFTGLISICSLIAQEVQRPAVWGIAKMTFLVSDMEMAREYYGRFLGFDEAFSYPSPSGTVVSFKINDRQFLEFIVDKQAKEKKRLVSISLETESVPDMLHYLKAQGVKVSPCITDGAGNEVIVTQDAAGNNVEFINLKADGLHRKSKGKFLSENRISKRIHHAGLYAEKIDEQDPFWVKILKCKEIVRYPLDKIQPGIIQYLGLGDCTENIEHYSPCDENFSHPCFLVEDMQETIYTLKERRNGQTVNRPSIGKTKRWLLNLQTPDKTRVEFTEAYCIK, from the coding sequence ATGACATACAAAAGAATATTTACAATCCTTTTCACCGGATTAATTTCCATATGCTCGCTTATAGCCCAGGAAGTACAACGCCCTGCCGTATGGGGAATTGCCAAAATGACATTCCTCGTGAGCGATATGGAGATGGCACGGGAGTATTACGGGCGTTTCCTAGGGTTTGACGAAGCCTTTTCCTACCCGTCCCCTTCAGGAACAGTCGTGTCATTCAAGATAAACGACCGACAGTTTTTAGAATTTATCGTCGATAAACAGGCAAAAGAAAAAAAACGCCTCGTTTCTATATCACTGGAAACAGAGTCGGTACCGGATATGTTACACTACTTGAAAGCGCAAGGAGTGAAAGTTTCTCCATGTATCACGGATGGGGCAGGAAACGAAGTCATTGTCACGCAAGATGCAGCTGGGAACAATGTCGAATTTATCAATCTGAAAGCAGACGGGCTACACCGGAAATCAAAAGGGAAATTTTTGTCTGAAAACAGAATATCCAAAAGGATACACCATGCAGGCTTATACGCCGAAAAGATCGACGAACAGGATCCTTTCTGGGTAAAGATACTGAAATGCAAAGAAATCGTCAGATATCCACTGGACAAAATCCAACCCGGCATTATCCAATACCTAGGTCTAGGCGACTGTACCGAGAATATCGAACACTATTCACCCTGTGATGAGAATTTCAGCCATCCATGTTTCCTGGTCGAGGATATGCAGGAAACGATCTACACCTTAAAAGAGAGAAGAAACGGACAAACCGTAAACCGTCCCTCCATCGGTAAAACAAAGCGTTGGTTGCTGAATCTCCAGACTCCAGATAAGACGAGAGTTGAATTTACAGAGGCCTATTGTATAAAATAG
- a CDS encoding LOG family protein: protein MERERNKITSVCVYCASSTQVASAYREAATELGRLLGERNLRVINGAGNSGLMCAVSDATLAAGGTVTGVIPRFMVEQDWCHKGLTDLVEVDSMHERKQRMADLSDAVIALPGGCGTLEELLEVITWKQLGLYLNPIVILNINGYFDPLLEMFRRAVDEHFMRPQHAALWAVASTPAEAVELIYSEPVWDASLRKQALV, encoded by the coding sequence ATGGAAAGAGAAAGAAATAAGATAACTTCCGTTTGCGTGTATTGTGCCTCCAGCACGCAGGTCGCTTCGGCATATCGGGAGGCTGCGACCGAGTTGGGACGTCTGTTGGGCGAACGGAACCTGAGGGTGATCAACGGGGCCGGCAATTCGGGCCTGATGTGCGCCGTATCGGATGCTACGCTGGCAGCCGGCGGAACCGTAACCGGTGTGATCCCTCGTTTTATGGTGGAACAGGATTGGTGTCACAAGGGGCTTACCGATCTGGTCGAGGTCGACAGCATGCACGAGCGCAAGCAACGGATGGCTGATCTTTCGGATGCCGTGATCGCTCTTCCGGGCGGATGCGGTACTCTCGAAGAGTTGTTGGAAGTCATCACCTGGAAACAGTTAGGCTTGTATCTCAACCCGATTGTCATCCTAAATATAAACGGCTATTTCGATCCCCTCTTGGAGATGTTCCGCCGGGCCGTCGACGAGCATTTCATGCGCCCGCAGCATGCAGCACTTTGGGCGGTCGCCTCTACCCCGGCCGAAGCTGTCGAACTGATCTATTCGGAACCGGTTTGGGATGCAAGCCTCCGTAAGCAGGCTTTGGTTTAG
- a CDS encoding TIGR02757 family protein — MDEQLTAKLKEWAGTYNVKSFIPDDPVQFPHRFTEKRDIEISAFITSWISYGRRELILRKADWLHSRMGGSPYEWVLSGRYRELVSDVPAGKRDTFYRFYTHSDLCALCDRLKEIYERYDSLEDASAASPYPNPVLKLQGLFSGINGIPVMGGTSACKRLAMFLRWMIRTDGIVDFGIWKTAFHPRQLIIPLDTHVHQISLELGLTQQRTATLKTALEITEALSHIFPDDPCLGDFALFGYDINKGK; from the coding sequence ATGGACGAACAACTGACAGCGAAATTGAAGGAATGGGCCGGAACCTATAATGTGAAGTCTTTTATACCTGATGATCCGGTTCAGTTCCCCCATCGGTTTACAGAAAAACGGGATATCGAAATATCTGCTTTTATCACTTCCTGGATCTCTTATGGACGCCGGGAACTGATCCTCCGCAAGGCGGACTGGTTACATAGCCGGATGGGTGGAAGTCCTTACGAATGGGTATTGTCCGGGCGGTACCGGGAACTGGTTTCGGATGTCCCGGCCGGCAAACGCGATACGTTTTACCGTTTTTATACGCATTCGGATCTGTGTGCCCTCTGTGACCGGTTGAAAGAGATATATGAGCGGTATGATTCATTGGAAGACGCATCGGCTGCAAGCCCTTACCCGAATCCGGTTCTTAAGTTGCAGGGTCTCTTTTCCGGTATAAACGGTATTCCGGTGATGGGCGGCACTTCTGCCTGTAAACGCCTGGCTATGTTCCTTCGTTGGATGATCCGGACCGATGGAATCGTCGATTTCGGGATTTGGAAGACTGCTTTTCATCCCCGCCAATTGATTATTCCGCTGGACACGCATGTTCACCAGATTTCATTGGAACTCGGCTTGACGCAGCAACGGACCGCCACCCTGAAAACGGCGCTCGAGATAACCGAGGCCCTGTCGCATATCTTCCCGGATGATCCTTGCCTGGGCGATTTCGCCTTGTTCGGATATGATATAAATAAGGGAAAATAA
- a CDS encoding DNA alkylation repair protein: MTAEFVLSELQSVGSPEKAAHLSRFFKTGPGQYGEGDRFLGVVVPQTRNIAKANKAMPLDELQRLLDSPWHEARLCALLVLVYRFQDKKTTADEREKMYRFYLKNTRRCNNWDLVDLSCRDIVGEYLVNRDRSVLYELAASDNLWEQRISIVCTWAFIRRSDFTDTLALAERLMTHKHDLMHKAVGWMLREVGKRDRDTLTDFLERYATQLPRTALRYAIEHYPEDRRQYFLKMK; this comes from the coding sequence ATGACGGCGGAGTTTGTGTTGAGTGAACTGCAATCGGTCGGTTCACCCGAAAAGGCGGCCCATCTGAGCCGGTTTTTCAAAACCGGACCGGGGCAGTATGGCGAAGGCGATCGCTTTTTAGGAGTCGTCGTCCCGCAAACTCGCAATATAGCGAAAGCTAACAAAGCGATGCCTCTCGATGAATTGCAGCGCCTGTTGGATAGTCCCTGGCATGAGGCCCGCCTTTGCGCCCTGTTGGTTCTGGTCTATCGATTTCAGGATAAGAAGACGACGGCAGATGAACGGGAAAAGATGTATCGTTTCTATTTGAAGAATACCCGCCGTTGCAATAATTGGGATTTGGTGGATTTGTCCTGCCGGGATATTGTCGGCGAATATTTGGTGAACCGGGACCGTTCCGTCCTGTATGAGCTGGCTGCCAGCGATAACCTCTGGGAACAGCGGATTTCGATCGTCTGTACCTGGGCTTTTATCCGCCGTTCGGATTTTACCGATACGTTGGCGTTGGCCGAACGGTTGATGACGCATAAACATGACTTGATGCATAAAGCCGTAGGTTGGATGCTTCGTGAAGTGGGCAAAAGAGACCGGGATACCCTCACCGACTTTCTTGAACGTTATGCGACCCAGCTTCCGCGTACGGCTCTTCGCTATGCCATCGAGCATTATCCCGAAGACCGGCGCCAGTATTTCCTAAAGATGAAGTAA
- a CDS encoding 2-hydroxyacid dehydrogenase family protein: MTKILVTYDMFREGFTELESKYEVTFPEGRDFTYEEVLEMIPEYDVLCSMFDFPVNKELIDHAPKLKMVANYAVGYNNIDVAYCLEKGITVANTPDPVTAPTANLALGLMLDVARRITECDRKLRREGLDMKVGVLENLGINVTGKTLGIIGMGRIGKALAKRANACGMEVLYHNRRQLYVEEETKLNVTYVSKEELLSQSDFVSLNAPYTPETYHIIGEAELKQMKPTAVLINTGRGPLVDEKALVRALKDGTIHGAGLDVFEFGDYPSPELLEMENVVLTPHIGTQTLETRIIMARTVCNNVIGFLEGDRPVSRVLRP; this comes from the coding sequence ATGACAAAGATATTAGTTACTTATGACATGTTCCGCGAAGGTTTTACCGAGCTGGAAAGCAAGTATGAGGTTACTTTTCCCGAAGGAAGAGATTTCACGTACGAAGAAGTTTTAGAGATGATACCGGAGTACGACGTGTTGTGCTCGATGTTCGATTTCCCGGTAAACAAGGAATTGATCGACCATGCCCCCAAACTGAAAATGGTGGCAAACTATGCCGTCGGTTACAATAATATCGATGTCGCCTATTGCCTTGAAAAAGGAATCACGGTTGCCAATACCCCCGACCCTGTGACGGCTCCTACCGCCAATCTCGCGCTCGGTCTGATGCTCGATGTGGCACGTCGCATTACCGAATGCGACCGTAAGTTGCGCCGGGAAGGTCTTGATATGAAAGTCGGCGTCTTGGAGAATTTAGGTATCAACGTGACTGGGAAGACGCTGGGTATTATCGGTATGGGGCGTATCGGGAAAGCCCTTGCCAAACGTGCGAATGCCTGTGGCATGGAAGTACTCTATCATAACCGTCGGCAACTGTATGTCGAAGAAGAGACAAAGCTGAACGTGACATACGTTTCCAAGGAGGAACTCCTCTCCCAATCTGATTTCGTCTCCCTGAATGCCCCTTATACACCGGAAACCTACCATATCATCGGTGAAGCCGAGCTGAAGCAGATGAAACCGACGGCTGTCCTGATCAACACCGGCCGCGGTCCTTTGGTCGATGAAAAGGCTTTGGTGCGGGCGTTGAAAGACGGGACGATTCATGGCGCCGGCCTGGATGTATTCGAGTTCGGCGATTATCCCTCGCCGGAGTTGCTGGAAATGGAAAATGTCGTCCTGACTCCCCATATCGGAACGCAGACATTGGAAACGCGTATTATCATGGCGCGTACGGTTTGCAACAATGTAATCGGATTCCTGGAAGGCGACCGTCCTGTGTCCCGGGTATTGCGTCCATGA
- a CDS encoding alpha/beta hydrolase: MMNKTCLTFLLILVSVAAFATGYTYERNVPYRENAGDEYISKMCRLDIAYQPDVQNAPVVVWFHGGGLTGGSREVPSGLLTDGMIVVGVEYRLSPHVETMEIVDDAAAAVAWVFDNIGKYGGDTSSIYIAGHSAGGYLVDMVGLDKKLLARYGKDADKLAGIIPFSGQVITHFETRNQWGLKPLQPTIDETAPLYHVRPDCAPILILSGDREKELYGRYEEAAYFYRLFKLLGHPDVTLYELGGFDHGTMRDAAFPLAVRFIRDHTLSNRPGSNR, translated from the coding sequence ATGATGAATAAAACCTGTCTGACCTTCCTGCTCATCCTGGTTTCCGTGGCGGCTTTCGCTACCGGTTATACCTACGAGCGTAATGTCCCGTATCGTGAAAATGCAGGAGATGAATACATATCCAAGATGTGTCGCCTGGATATTGCCTACCAGCCGGACGTACAAAACGCACCTGTCGTTGTCTGGTTTCATGGTGGCGGCTTGACTGGTGGCAGCCGCGAAGTACCATCCGGGCTGTTGACGGACGGTATGATAGTCGTAGGGGTCGAATACCGCTTGTCACCGCATGTGGAAACAATGGAGATCGTGGATGATGCTGCCGCCGCCGTTGCCTGGGTATTCGATAATATCGGAAAATACGGAGGTGACACTTCCTCTATCTATATCGCCGGCCATTCCGCAGGCGGCTATCTGGTCGATATGGTCGGGCTGGACAAGAAGCTGTTGGCGCGTTATGGTAAAGATGCTGACAAGCTCGCCGGGATCATCCCTTTCAGCGGTCAGGTAATCACCCATTTCGAAACCCGCAACCAGTGGGGACTGAAACCGTTGCAGCCGACTATCGATGAAACGGCTCCCTTGTATCACGTCCGTCCGGACTGTGCTCCTATCCTGATCCTTTCCGGCGACCGTGAAAAAGAACTGTATGGCCGTTACGAAGAAGCCGCCTATTTCTACCGTCTTTTCAAACTGCTCGGCCATCCCGATGTGACCCTTTATGAGTTAGGCGGTTTCGACCACGGCACTATGCGGGATGCCGCTTTCCCTTTGGCTGTCCGGTTTATCCGCGACCATACACTTTCGAATCGACCCGGAAGTAACAGATAA
- a CDS encoding nucleoside recognition domain-containing protein yields the protein MVLNYIWIAFFLIAFVVALCKLVIGGDTEVFTHIINASFASAKTGFEISLGLTGVLALWLGIMKIGEKGGVIQAFARLTAPVFSKLFPGIPKDHPATGSIFMCLSANLLGLDNAATPMGLKAMKELQELNAKKESASDPMIMFLCINASGLTLIPVSIMTYRAQMGAANPADVFLPLMLATFSSTLVAILAVCFKQRINILQRNLLLFFGGMITFVGGLALLFGMMSQQSVSLYSTLFANILLFSIICGFIISGIRKKINVYDTFIEGAKEGFQTAVTIIPYLIAVLVAIAVFRASGAMDFLIDGIRMGVAAAGLDTQFVEGLPTMLMKPLSGSGARGMMLDAMNTYGADSFIGRLCSIVQGSSDTTFYVVALYFGSVKIRNTYYTIPCSLLADLAGAVAAVAMTYLFFT from the coding sequence ATGGTTCTAAATTATATCTGGATCGCCTTCTTTCTGATCGCCTTCGTGGTGGCGCTTTGCAAGCTGGTCATCGGTGGAGACACAGAAGTTTTCACCCATATCATCAACGCTTCTTTTGCTTCGGCAAAGACTGGATTCGAGATATCCCTCGGATTGACGGGGGTGCTGGCTCTTTGGCTCGGCATCATGAAAATCGGGGAAAAAGGAGGCGTGATACAGGCGTTTGCCCGGCTGACGGCGCCTGTATTCAGCAAGCTCTTTCCGGGAATACCGAAAGACCATCCGGCTACGGGCTCCATCTTCATGTGCCTTTCGGCAAACTTGTTAGGCTTGGACAATGCAGCTACACCGATGGGACTGAAAGCCATGAAAGAGTTGCAGGAACTGAATGCGAAGAAGGAGTCCGCCAGCGATCCGATGATCATGTTCCTTTGTATCAACGCTTCGGGACTGACACTGATTCCTGTCTCCATCATGACCTACCGGGCACAGATGGGAGCAGCCAACCCAGCCGATGTCTTCCTGCCCCTTATGCTCGCGACCTTCTCTTCCACCCTGGTGGCCATATTGGCGGTCTGTTTCAAGCAACGAATCAACATTCTACAACGGAACCTATTGCTTTTCTTCGGCGGCATGATCACGTTCGTCGGTGGCCTGGCCTTGCTTTTCGGGATGATGAGCCAGCAATCGGTCTCCCTCTACTCTACCCTGTTTGCCAACATTTTACTTTTCTCCATCATATGCGGATTCATCATCAGCGGTATTCGCAAGAAAATCAACGTATACGACACTTTTATCGAAGGAGCGAAAGAAGGTTTCCAGACCGCCGTAACGATCATCCCCTACCTCATCGCCGTCCTGGTCGCCATTGCCGTTTTCCGAGCTTCAGGAGCAATGGATTTCCTGATCGACGGCATTCGCATGGGAGTCGCGGCAGCAGGACTGGACACGCAATTTGTGGAAGGCCTGCCTACCATGCTAATGAAGCCGCTTAGCGGCAGCGGAGCACGGGGCATGATGTTGGATGCGATGAACACCTACGGAGCAGACTCGTTCATAGGCCGCCTCTGCTCCATCGTGCAGGGATCAAGCGATACGACTTTCTATGTCGTCGCCCTCTACTTCGGGAGTGTTAAGATACGCAACACCTACTATACGATCCCCTGTTCGCTATTGGCCGATTTAGCCGGGGCAGTGGCAGCGGTCGCTATGACGTATCTGTTTTTTACCTGA
- a CDS encoding nucleotidyltransferase substrate binding protein, giving the protein MEQQDIRWKQRFQNFDKAFLRLSKAMQIIRKEPDNFLLQAFQSGYIQEGDLWLQALNDRNLTTHTYDEETALSVANNIQTSYFPLLKALHTWLEIQAHD; this is encoded by the coding sequence ATGGAACAACAAGATATCCGCTGGAAACAGCGTTTTCAGAATTTCGACAAAGCCTTCCTCCGATTAAGCAAGGCGATGCAAATCATACGGAAAGAACCGGACAATTTTCTCCTGCAAGCCTTCCAATCCGGGTACATCCAAGAGGGCGATTTGTGGTTGCAAGCCTTGAACGACCGGAATTTGACGACGCACACATATGACGAAGAAACGGCTCTGTCGGTGGCGAATAACATTCAAACGAGCTATTTCCCTTTACTAAAAGCATTGCATACATGGTTGGAAATACAAGCACACGATTAG
- a CDS encoding nucleotidyltransferase family protein: MVGNTSTRLGLTSRHQEIIDRIFSQYPHVEEAIVFGSRAKGNHKPGSDIDIAIKGSALTREDICSLAGAFEESLLPFFVDLLAYSSISNPELKAHIDRVGITIYKQ, translated from the coding sequence ATGGTTGGAAATACAAGCACACGATTAGGGCTTACATCAAGGCATCAGGAAATTATCGACCGGATCTTTTCCCAATATCCGCATGTCGAGGAAGCGATCGTATTCGGTTCGAGGGCCAAAGGCAACCATAAGCCCGGTTCGGATATAGACATCGCCATTAAAGGCTCTGCTTTGACAAGAGAGGATATATGCAGCCTTGCAGGGGCATTCGAAGAATCTCTCCTACCCTTTTTCGTCGACCTTCTTGCCTACTCGTCCATTTCCAACCCTGAGTTAAAAGCACATATCGACAGGGTCGGAATAACAATTTACAAACAGTAG
- the ybeY gene encoding rRNA maturation RNase YbeY, which yields MAIAFYAEDIKLPAIKKRAVGNWVKEVAATYGKKVGDISYIFCSDEKILEVNRQYLQHDYYTDIITFDYTSGDKISGDLFISLDTVKTNSETFNTSYNEELHRTIIHGILHLCGINDKGPGEREIMEANENKALAILPEECRKI from the coding sequence ATGGCAATAGCATTTTATGCGGAAGACATCAAGCTTCCGGCAATCAAAAAGAGAGCAGTCGGCAATTGGGTAAAAGAGGTTGCCGCTACATACGGGAAGAAAGTCGGCGATATCAGCTACATCTTCTGCTCCGATGAAAAGATACTGGAAGTAAACCGCCAGTACCTTCAACATGATTATTATACGGATATCATCACGTTCGACTATACCAGTGGCGACAAGATCTCCGGAGACCTGTTTATCAGCCTCGACACGGTAAAGACTAATTCCGAAACTTTCAACACCTCCTACAATGAGGAACTCCACCGTACCATCATTCACGGTATCCTCCACCTCTGCGGCATCAACGACAAAGGCCCCGGAGAACGCGAAATCATGGAGGCTAACGAGAACAAAGCACTGGCAATATTGCCGGAGGAATGCCGGAAAATATAA
- a CDS encoding 6-bladed beta-propeller, producing MKGATIFFLFILLTTTGCKRQNQTADDLITVDVTKNSFPKKELILQDFMDVEYIPLETNDEFINQGCVQAVGEKYILVKNYRNDGDIFVYDRNGKAIRKINRKGQGGEEYTSCRSVTLDEENNEMFINDFWTRKIKVYDLEGNFKRSIKQKQEGNTQFYWDIFNYDKENLICYDECNDEIPFLLVSKQDGSITKEIKTPFKEKKLFIQLLRHEGGTRAAGPGEYSRITPFKGNWILLEPSSDTIYTLMPDYSLRPFIVRTPPVHTMNPESFLTLKLVSDRYYFMESIKNVYDFSKEDGFPRTYLVYDTQEKDFFRYIIYNGDYSYKKEFYMVMLTPINSKGELWATINAFDLCEDYKKGKLKGKLKEVAATLGEDDNRVIMLVKHRK from the coding sequence ATGAAAGGCGCAACTATTTTCTTTCTATTTATTCTGTTAACAACGACAGGTTGCAAAAGACAGAACCAAACGGCAGATGACTTGATCACAGTAGATGTCACAAAAAATTCTTTTCCCAAAAAGGAATTGATCCTTCAAGACTTTATGGATGTGGAGTATATTCCGCTGGAAACAAATGATGAGTTTATCAATCAAGGATGCGTGCAGGCAGTTGGTGAAAAATACATATTAGTAAAAAATTACAGGAACGACGGTGATATTTTTGTGTATGACCGAAACGGGAAAGCCATCCGGAAAATAAATCGTAAAGGACAAGGGGGAGAAGAATACACATCTTGTAGAAGTGTTACATTGGATGAAGAAAACAATGAAATGTTTATAAACGATTTTTGGACAAGAAAAATAAAGGTTTATGATTTAGAAGGAAATTTTAAACGAAGTATTAAGCAGAAACAAGAGGGTAATACCCAATTCTATTGGGATATATTCAATTATGATAAAGAAAATCTGATTTGTTACGATGAATGTAATGATGAGATTCCATTTCTGCTCGTCTCAAAACAAGACGGAAGCATAACCAAAGAGATCAAAACACCCTTTAAAGAGAAGAAGTTGTTTATTCAACTTTTAAGGCATGAAGGAGGAACAAGGGCTGCCGGACCAGGTGAATACAGTAGGATTACTCCCTTTAAAGGTAACTGGATCCTATTAGAACCCTCATCGGATACGATCTACACATTAATGCCCGATTACAGTTTGCGTCCATTTATTGTGCGAACGCCACCTGTCCACACCATGAACCCGGAATCTTTCCTGACTTTAAAATTAGTTTCCGATCGTTATTATTTCATGGAAAGCATAAAAAATGTATATGATTTCAGCAAAGAAGATGGTTTTCCGAGAACCTACCTTGTATACGATACACAGGAAAAGGATTTCTTCAGGTATATCATATACAATGGCGATTATTCTTATAAAAAAGAATTTTATATGGTCATGCTGACCCCTATCAATTCCAAAGGGGAATTATGGGCGACTATAAATGCTTTCGACCTTTGCGAGGACTATAAAAAAGGAAAGTTGAAAGGCAAACTAAAGGAGGTAGCTGCGACATTGGGAGAGGATGACAATCGGGTGATCATGTTGGTCAAACACAGAAAGTAG
- a CDS encoding 6-bladed beta-propeller has protein sequence MKRINVISVIILFLAIATESRGQKQTGSNDFITVNVVKDYSPKKELILQDFMDVEYVALETNDDFINQGIVLDIGNEFVLVKNSNRINDGNIFVYDRTGKAIRKINRKGQSGEEYISLYTVTLDEENKEMFVNDILGKKIVVYDLYGNFKRSFKHKNGTDSQFYSDIFNYDRQHLICYDEYDKELPFVLISKQDGSITQEIKIPFKEKKFLSQIRKTGENNGRAVIGVGPGHYYSIFPFNDNWLLSELSSDTVYTFMPDYNLRPFIVRTPSIQSMNPEECLILRLFSDRYYFMESIKNVYDWNAQEGFPSKYFVYDTKELSFSGYTIYNGDFLAKKEIYMSMIKPINHEITSWNSLEAYQLVESYNKGELKGKLKEIASKLDEDSNPVIMLIKHKNRSL, from the coding sequence ATGAAAAGAATCAATGTTATTTCAGTGATCATTCTTTTTCTAGCGATCGCGACGGAAAGTAGAGGACAAAAACAGACAGGCAGTAATGATTTCATTACGGTTAATGTCGTTAAGGATTATTCCCCAAAAAAGGAATTGATACTTCAGGACTTTATGGATGTCGAATATGTTGCGTTGGAAACGAACGATGATTTCATAAATCAAGGTATCGTATTAGATATAGGCAACGAATTCGTATTAGTAAAAAACAGTAACCGGATCAATGACGGGAATATTTTTGTGTATGACCGGACCGGGAAAGCCATCCGGAAGATAAATCGTAAAGGACAAAGCGGGGAAGAATACATAAGTCTTTACACCGTCACTTTAGATGAAGAGAACAAAGAAATGTTCGTAAACGATATCTTAGGAAAAAAAATTGTTGTATATGATTTGTATGGGAACTTCAAAAGAAGCTTTAAACACAAAAACGGTACGGATTCCCAATTTTATAGCGATATATTCAATTATGACAGACAGCATCTGATTTGTTATGACGAATACGATAAAGAGCTTCCGTTTGTACTTATATCCAAACAGGACGGAAGCATTACTCAAGAGATAAAAATTCCATTTAAAGAAAAGAAATTCTTAAGCCAAATAAGGAAAACCGGAGAAAATAACGGGCGGGCAGTGATCGGTGTCGGACCCGGTCATTACTATTCCATCTTCCCTTTCAATGACAATTGGCTACTTTCAGAACTTTCGTCAGATACGGTATACACCTTTATGCCGGACTACAATTTGCGTCCCTTTATTGTAAGAACGCCGTCAATTCAATCCATGAATCCGGAGGAATGTTTGATTCTCCGGCTATTTTCGGATCGTTATTATTTTATGGAATCAATCAAAAATGTATATGACTGGAATGCACAAGAAGGATTTCCAAGTAAGTATTTCGTATACGATACAAAAGAGCTATCTTTTTCCGGATACACCATATACAACGGTGATTTTTTGGCAAAAAAAGAAATCTATATGAGTATGATTAAACCCATTAATCACGAAATTACATCATGGAACTCTTTAGAAGCCTACCAACTTGTCGAATCTTACAACAAAGGAGAACTCAAAGGGAAGCTCAAAGAAATCGCATCTAAACTGGACGAAGATTCCAATCCGGTGATTATGTTGATAAAACATAAAAATAGGAGCTTATAA